The genomic interval TCATCTTCGTCAACTCGCCGAAGGCCCGCCTGACACCGGCATTGTGCTGCTGGCACAGTTGGCCGCCGCCGATTCCATTTTGGAGCAATCTGATCCGGCGATTTTGGGTGCCATCCTGCGAGTGATGCACAACTCGATCGCCAAGTCGATTCAGGATCAGCCCCAACAGACGATCGAAAAACTCGATCACACCGTCATCCGGTCGGTCGCGGAGCGATTGCCTGAGGCGGCGACGAATCGACATCTCTTGCTGCACTTGCTGGCGATAATGCGCAGTGCGGAATCGTTGAAAGCTCTGGTGGCGATCTTGATCCAACGCCCGCCGCAGGATTGGATGAACGCGGGACTGGTGCTCAGCCCGTTGATGCAGAGGAACGATTGGCCGATCGAAGCGTTCTTTCCAGAATGCCTCGCTTGCTTGCCCCATCCTTCGCTCGCCGCGTCACTTTTGGACTTGGCTAACTACCTCACACGCAGCGGTCGTGTCGACGGCCATTTGGCTGCCGATCACCTGGAAACGCTGAATCACTTGCTGGGCAGCGTCGCGACGCGACTGGGACACTTTGAAGAAAACCCCAGGACGCTGGGCAACGACGTCGAGGAAGTGCAAAAGCGGCTCAGCGAAGCCGTCGCGTTGGCAGTCTCGCTGTGTGATGCCGTTGCATTGATCGGCGACGAATCCTCCATCGGCAAGCTGAATCAGGCGGTTGGATTGAGGCACCGACGCGTCCAGTGTGAGGCGGCCGGGGCGCTGGCGAAACTGGGTGACGAAGAAGGCCGCAAGCGTTTGATCGAGTTGGCAGGCGATCCCGCAGCAAGACTACGCGCGATCGCCTACGCGGACGAGTTGGGTTGGGGTGACGAAATCGATGAAAGCAATCGAAGTGATGCCGCGACGGCCGAAGCCGAGTTGGCGTTGTGGTTGACGCAACCGCATCAGATGGGCGTGCCGCCCACGCACGTGGAGTTCATCGAAACAAGACGGTTGATGTGGCCCAGTTTCAATGACCCCGTCGACGTGCACTTGGTACGGTTTGAATACAGCATGGGGGCGAACGTCTACAGCAACATTGGCATGACGGGACCCTCGGTGTACACGATGTCCTGTGACTTGGCCGATATGCCCGTCGATGACATCTACGCGATCTATGCGGGATGGCAAGCCGAGCATCCGGACATCTTTACCGTGGCCGCCGACTCACTGAACGAAGCTCAACATCGAGTGATGGATGTCTTTGGACAACATCTCCAGCATCTCGGTTACGAATCGATCCGCCCGGAGTTGCTGGGTTTGTTCTTGGATGAACGCGCGGGTGTCTTCCGCGGAGAACGCGAAGGAACGCAGTGCATCATCGTCACGGATGGACTGGAGACCATCGATCAACCGACCGCCGGACGTCTGCGTCCGCTGACGGCCAGCGATGCGTTCCATCTCTACAAAGGTCGCAAGATGTTGCGGACGTTCAATTCGTAGTCCATGTTTTTGTCCCATGCATCGCAATCAAAGTGAGCCTCAGGCGCTAGCCGTGGGCCGGCACCACAATCCGCCTCAGGCCCACGGCTAGCGCCTGAGGCTCACTGGGGCCACCAGCTGCGTCGGCAGTAGGGACATAAGCTTGCGCAAACCCCAAAAGAAACAACACCAAACTTTGAGCAGTCCAGTCCATGTTTTTGTTCCATGTATCGCAATCAAAGTGAGCCTCAGGCGCTAGCCGTGGGCCAGCACCACAATCCGCCTCAGGCCCACGGCTAGCGCCTGAGGCTCACTGGGGCCACCAGCTGCGTCGGCAGTAGGGACATAAGCTTGCGCAAACCCCAAAAGAAACAACACCAAACTTTGAACAGTCCAGTCCATGTTTTTGTCCAATGCATCGTAATCAGAGTGAGCCTCAGGCGCTAGCCGTGGGCCAGCACCACAATCCGCCTCAGGCCCACGGCTAGCGCCTGAGGCTCACTGGGGCCACCAGCTGCGTCGGCAGTAGGGACATACGCTTGCGCAAACCCAAAAAGAAACAACACCAAACTTTGAGCAGTCCAGTCCATGTTTTTGTCCAATGCATCGTAATCAGAGTGAGCCTCAGGCGCTAGCCGTGGGCCAGCACCACAATCCGCCTCAGGCCCACGGCTAGCGCCTGAGGCTCACTGGGGCCACCAGCTGCGTCGGCAGTAGGGACATAAGCTTGCGCAAACCCCAAAAGAAACAACACCAAACTTTGGGCAGTCCAGTCGATGTTTTTGTTCCATGCATCGCAATCAAAGTGAGCCTCAGACACTAGCCGTGGCCCAGCACCACAATCCGCCTCAGGCCCACGGCTAGCGTCTGAGGCTCACTGGGGGCACCAGCTGCGTCGGCAGTAGGGACATAAGCTTGCGCAAACCCAAAGAGAAACAACACCAAACTTTGAGCAGTCCAGGGCAAGCCCGGCGGAAGCAAGGTGTAAGTTTTGCGTTAAACGCAATACCGTTCAATTTTCGTTTAACCCGTTCCGAACGGCAGGTCTCGCTGCATCGAGCATTCGCTTCATTGCGTTCGCCCCCGTGGCCAGACGGTCGGCGGCTCAGGCGTATGACACCACCGAACGCTTGGTAACACGACCACGCGATACGGGACGCTGATGAAAAAAGGTTCGACGCGTTCGTCCCGGCTGGGTCGGTAAATTTCGATCGATGGTGCGAGCCGACCGAAACTTACCCCGGGACGATTGCGTCTGAACCTCTGCGACGGATCCCGTCGCGTGAAACGTTTGCAGCGAAATGTTTAAGACACGCCACAAACGGTGTGCCGGGTTGCTCCCGGCTGTTTTCGTGAGCCGCGACGCGTAAGCGGCCGGGCCAAATGTACTGCCCGGTGCCTGCCGGCCCACGGCTCACTCTTTCTTTCTCAGTGCCGGGTTGTCCCCGGAACGGCTGCAAACTGCAGGTGTCCGAACAACGTCTGCTCACGGCGAACGATGAAGAACTTTGCTTTCGGGCCGCTTTGGATCTCTGGGTGCTCCAGGATGCCGGCCAAGTCGTTCAGGGAAGCGGTTTGCCAGCCGTGGATGCCCAACAACACGTCACCGACCTGGATGCCCTGCTCGGCAGCAGTCGAGCCGGGTCGAACCGCTGTGATGTACAGACCGCCGCGATACGGAGTACGCATACGGGCGTTCAAGCGTTGCATGGCGATTGAACTGACGGGCTTGACGCGTACGCCGACCATTTGCCACGCCGCATCGGTGACATCTTGGGGCCGCTCAGCAGTGGCTTTCTCGGTCCCCAAAGCCAGCTCGACGACATCGTCTTGACGTTGCACTCCGATTGTCAGTGGGTCGCCTGGGTTGGTGTTCAACAATGCCAGGGCCAAATCCAGACGATCGTCCACTGGCTGCGAACCGATGCGGACCACGCGGTCTCCAGGCTTCAATCCCTCCCGTGCGGCAGGACTGCTGGCTGAAACATGGGAGACCACAATACCGTCTCCATCGCGAGGTCCGCCTTCGGTTCGCATTCCGGTGATGAGACGACTTTCGTTGTGACGATCGATCATCTCGGTGACAATTTCGACGACTTGATCGATCGGGATCGCAAAAGCAATTTGCTGAGCGCCGACGCGGACGGCGACGTTGATACCGATGATTTCGCCATCGATGTTCAACAGCGGTCCGCCGGAGTTACCCGGGTTGATGCCGGCGCTGATCTGGATCAAGTCTTCATATTCTTGGGTTTCGTTGACTGGTACGTCACGATGCAACGCACTGATGATGCCTTGGGTGCACGTGTGAACGTAGCCATACGCGTTGCCGATGGCGATCACGTTTTCACCGACCATCAGATCACTGCTGGTACCACGCGGAATGGTGGGCAACGATTCTGAGGTGCGGATCTTGATCAATGCCAAGTCGTTGCGCATCCTTGCGGCAACGAGCTCGGCGGACGTGACCGTTCCATCATGGAGCGTGACACGAATGTCTTCTACGTCCTCGACCACGTGATAGTTGGTGATCACGTAGCCACGTGGATCGATGACCACGCCGGTTCCCATCCCGTTGACTTGCCGGAACGAGTCCGGCCC from Stieleria varia carries:
- a CDS encoding trypsin-like peptidase domain-containing protein, whose amino-acid sequence is MRPNKQIAQASRTRWFKRLALGVAGLGLTLAASNADAQLVSATGSIQVGDHINHRETPTVLAVRRAGPSVVNIHGQKTVRTTAAGMAGATGPDSFRQVNGMGTGVVIDPRGYVITNYHVVEDVEDIRVTLHDGTVTSAELVAARMRNDLALIKIRTSESLPTIPRGTSSDLMVGENVIAIGNAYGYVHTCTQGIISALHRDVPVNETQEYEDLIQISAGINPGNSGGPLLNIDGEIIGINVAVRVGAQQIAFAIPIDQVVEIVTEMIDRHNESRLITGMRTEGGPRDGDGIVVSHVSASSPAAREGLKPGDRVVRIGSQPVDDRLDLALALLNTNPGDPLTIGVQRQDDVVELALGTEKATAERPQDVTDAAWQMVGVRVKPVSSIAMQRLNARMRTPYRGGLYITAVRPGSTAAEQGIQVGDVLLGIHGWQTASLNDLAGILEHPEIQSGPKAKFFIVRREQTLFGHLQFAAVPGTTRH
- a CDS encoding HEAT repeat domain-containing protein, which codes for MHAGKLTDRCPYFPQRFGQKLSVVESLSHLLGADADPVAAGYHLRQLAEGPPDTGIVLLAQLAAADSILEQSDPAILGAILRVMHNSIAKSIQDQPQQTIEKLDHTVIRSVAERLPEAATNRHLLLHLLAIMRSAESLKALVAILIQRPPQDWMNAGLVLSPLMQRNDWPIEAFFPECLACLPHPSLAASLLDLANYLTRSGRVDGHLAADHLETLNHLLGSVATRLGHFEENPRTLGNDVEEVQKRLSEAVALAVSLCDAVALIGDESSIGKLNQAVGLRHRRVQCEAAGALAKLGDEEGRKRLIELAGDPAARLRAIAYADELGWGDEIDESNRSDAATAEAELALWLTQPHQMGVPPTHVEFIETRRLMWPSFNDPVDVHLVRFEYSMGANVYSNIGMTGPSVYTMSCDLADMPVDDIYAIYAGWQAEHPDIFTVAADSLNEAQHRVMDVFGQHLQHLGYESIRPELLGLFLDERAGVFRGEREGTQCIIVTDGLETIDQPTAGRLRPLTASDAFHLYKGRKMLRTFNS